One Poecilia reticulata strain Guanapo linkage group LG19, Guppy_female_1.0+MT, whole genome shotgun sequence genomic window carries:
- the mrtfab gene encoding myocardin related transcription factor Ab isoform X2: MMLDTNHCLSFKPSPLDSPPMADDIEKACLKMDQERLVYHSLKEVLQLKLQQRRTREELVSQGIMPPLKSPAAFHEQRRSLERARTEDYLKRKIRSRPERSELVRMHILEETSAEPSLQAKQLKLKRARLADDLNDKISHRPGPIELVHKNILSVSCPLQSSLLDSPKGAGGESSSLDEDSSDALSPDQLANHDSPLSAVTQLSPSHVLVQNGDMSPTQFLTQPPPPPPPPPPPLVSLSDSPPLPKMTNGLALSSRLSSGHLKSQAKMSSDRPSQRSKKPKDNKPKVKKLKYHQYIPPDQKADKERPPQMDSSYAKLLQQQQLFLQLQILSQQQQHYNYHTILPAPPKPQADQPPSSSSGPSPSRTALTTTTTAPSAQTTAARQSQAAVAGAKPTTLPANLDEFKVAELKQELKLRGLTVSGTKNDLIERLRNYQEQNGNTTAALKSAAPQSIQQASAAATNTTTSASNTTPTFDHQPADGACFKLALSSLAQAVPGRIMRFGSTSSSPPVSPTPSERSLAGLSPDETSCNGDMFGEMVTSPLTQLTLHPSPQHPSNMASLPQPYSVVKEEIQSSCSVSKSMAKEPLAAGAMETLSLDKDQMLQEKDKQIEELTRMLRQKQRLVETLRSQLEQGKMAVGAVVVKKEGSEKSRMPTEAKLHTLIKASSAQPLALQNCAALAVKEEVEPEKGMEGVTEEAQDKRLAQPMQCSQETLLRLQQIHRLQLQQAEQQKQQQQAKLQKDSEGKANPHKQQQQKKEALLLHQQQLQQLIIQQTQQKQLQAQQKLAQQNQVKQTQVDVQAHQKNPVQKSQVQLKQVQVQIQNQKAAASQRKQQRLQQRLQHKQQTAAASAQQVTPVIINQQNGTPLQTQAIALDLKANGMPTLVTDSNGNHYLIALTGHARDRQNGVSSLAKINGRITLQRLQSSPSKLPSTDSQSKQQPVAEPVSQPDKKGQKAALHLDTNGSPQPSLSHTAPPSLQPFFDDDMPDTESQSNLMSSLKRKEEMCPPYDRHTLFTPPSPKQNASLPPQRSKENGVNSQQMDDLFDILLKSGEIPGFKANPDPSLAPLHSDPPSPSVPTSPLHLSPSTPTDTLSSQLRVGEPGSGGGRLEDFLESTTGAPLLGMEPDGGGLTLIDDLHSQMLSTPSILDHPPSPMDTSDLSFSHHSAGLDFGDPTLDSMDWLDISMGNGGGGGAENRGCRGGGAACDRDGGTSLTPLAPHTPPSVFSADFLDSTDLQLHWESCL, translated from the exons ATGATGTTGGACACCAACCATTGCCTGTCTTTTAAACCCTCCCCTCTGGACTCTCCCCCAATGGCAGATGACATAGAGAAGGCATGCTTGAAGATGGATCAGGAGAGACTGGTCTACCACAGCCTGAAAGAAG TCCTCCAGCTCAAACTTCAGCAGAGACGCACTCGAGAGGAGCTGGTCAGCCAAGGGATCATGCCAC CCCTGAAGAGCCCTGCAGCCTTTCACGAACAGCGGAGGAGTCTGGAGCGAGCGAGG ACCGAGGACTACCTGAAGAGGAAGATCCGGAGTCGTCCGGAGCGCTCTGAGCTGGTCAGGATGCACATTCTGGAGG AGACGTCAGCAGAGCCGTCCCTGCAGGCCAagcagctgaagctgaagcGGGCGCGGCTGGCCGATGACCTCAATGACAAGATCTCTCACCGGCCCGGCCCCATCGAGCTGGTCCACAAGAACATCCTGTCTGTCAGCTGCCCTCTGCAGTCCTCGCTGCTGG ATTCCCCGAAAGGAGCCGGAGGCGAGAGCTCGTCTCTAGACGAAGACAGCAGCGACGCTCTGTCACCCGACCAGTTAGCCAATCACGACTCTCCGCTGAGCGCCGTCACGCAATTGTCCCCATCCCACGTGCTGGTCCAGAACGGGGACATGTCCCCCACGCAG TTTCTCACACAgccccctcctccacctcctccgcctcctccaccTCTGGTCAGTTTGTCGGACTCCCCCCCACTgccaaaaatgacaaatggGTTGGCGCTGAGCTCTCGCCTGTCTTCTGGACACCTCAAG TCCCAGGCTAAGATGAGTTCAGACCGCCCCTCACAGAGATCGAAGAAACCAAAGGACAACAAACCTAAG GTGAAGAAGCTGAAGTACCACCAGTACATCCCTCCGGACCAGAAGGCCGACAAGGAGCGCCCGCCTCAGATGGACTCGTCCTACGCCAagctgctccagcagcagcagctcttcctgcagctgcagattctcagtcagcagcagcagcactacAACTACCACACCATCCTGCCCGCCCCTCCCAA GCCACAAGCTGATCAGCCTCCCTCCTCCAGCTCAGGCCCCTCCCCCTCCCGCACGGCTCTTACCACCACGACCACGGCCCCCTCAGCTCAGACCACAGCCGCCCGTCAGAGCCAGGCTGCAGTGGCTGGAGCCAAACCCACCACGCTTCCAGCCAACCTGGATGAATTCAAA GTCGCCGAGTTGAAACAAGAACTGAAATTGCGCGGCCTGACTGTCTCCGGAACCAAGAACGATCTCATCGAGAGGCTCCGCAATTACCAAGAACAAAACGGCAACACCACGGCGGCTTTGAAGAGCGCCGCGCCGCAGTCGATCCAGCAGGCCTCTGCCGCCGCCACCAACACCACCACATCGGCTTCAAACACAACCCCCACCTTCGACCACCAGCCGGCGGACGGCGCCTGCTTTAAGCTGGCTTTGTCCTCGCTGGCCCAGGCTGTCCCGGGGCGGATCATGCGGTTCGGTAGCACCAGCTCCAGCCCTCCGGTGTCACCCACACCCTCGGAACGCTCGTTGGCCGGCTTGAGTCCCGATGAAACGAGCTGCAATGGGGACATGTTTGGGGAAATG GTGACCTCTCCCCTCACCCAGCTCACGCTCCACCCCTCTCCTCAGCACCCATCAAACATGGCGTCACTCCCACAGCCTTACTCCGTCGTCAAGGAGGAGATCCAGAGCTCCTGCAGCGTGTCCAAGTCAATGGCCAAAGAGCCCCTGGCCGCGGGAGCCATGGAAACATTGTCTCTGGACAAGGACCAGATGCTGCAGGAGAAGGACAAGCAGATCGAGGAGCTAACCAGGATGCTGCGGCAAAAGCAGAGGCTGGTAGAGACCCTGAGGTCCCAGCTGGAGCAGGGCAAGATGGCCGTCGGGGCGGTGGTGGTGAAGAAGGAGGGAAGCGAGAAGAGCAGAATGCCCACAGAGGCGAAGCTCCACACTCTAATAAAAGCTTCGTCCGCTCAGCCGCTGGCGCTCCAAAACTGTGCCGCTCTGGCCGtgaaggaggaggtggagccTGAGAAAGGGATGGAGGGAGTGACAGAGGAGGCGCAGGACAAGAGGCTGGCCCAGCCAATGCAGTGCTCCCAGGAGACGCTGCTGAGGCTGCAGCAGATCCAccggctgcagctgcagcaggctgagcagcagaagcagcagcagcaggccaaGCTGCAGAAAGACTCGGAGGGGAAGGCCAACCcacacaagcagcagcagcagaagaaagagGCCCTGCTGctccatcagcagcagctgcagcagctaatCATCCAGCAGACCCAGCAGAAGCAGCTCCAGGCCCAGCAGAAGCTggcccagcagaaccaggtCAAGCAAACGCAAGTCGACGTCCAAGCTCATCAGAAGAACCCTGTCCAGAAGAGCCAGGTGCAGCTGAAGCAGGTTCAGGtgcagatccagaaccagaaggcAGCAGCGAGccagaggaagcagcagaggctgcagcagaggctgcagcacaaacagcagACGGCCGCAGCGAGCGCCCAGCAG GTGACTCCAGTTATCATCAACCAACAGAACGGCACTCCGCTCCAAACCCAAGCCATCGCATTGGACCTCAAGGCCAACGGCATGCCCACGCTGGTCACCGACAGCAACGGCAACCACTACCTGATCGCTCTGACCGGTCATGCCAGAGACAGGCAGAATGGCGTGTCCTCATTGGCCAAAATCAATGGACGCATCACCCTGCAG AGACTACAGTCCAGTCCAAGTAAACTCCCCAGCACCGACAGCCAATCAAAACAGCAGCCAGTAGCTGAGCCTGTGAGCCAACCGGACAAAAAG GGACAGAAGGCAGCCTTGCACTTAGACACCAACGGGTCGCCCCAGCCGAGCCTGTCCCACACGGCCCCGCCCAGCCTGCAGCCGTTCTTCGACGACGACATGCCCGACACTGAAAGCCAAAGTAACCTGATGTCCTCCCTGAAG CGGAAAGAGGAGATGTGTCCGCCTTACGACCGGCACACACTGTTCACCCCTCCCTCCCCCAAACAAAatgcctccctccctcctcagCGCTCTAAA GAGAATGGTGTGAACAGCCAGCAGATGGACGATCTGTTCGACATCCTGCTCAAGAGTGGAG AAATCCCAGGCTTCAAGGCCAACCCGGACCCTTCCCTTGCACCCCTCCACTCCGACCCGCCTTCCCCCTCTGTCCCCACATCCCCCCTCCACCTGTCCCCATCCACCCCCACAGACACCCTCTCCTCTCAGCTGCGTGTTGGAGAGCCCGGCAGCGGCGGCGGGCGCCTGGAGGACTTCCTGGAGAGCACCACGGGGGCACCGCTGCTGGGCATGGAGCCTGACGGTGGTGGCCTGACGCTGATCGACGACCTGCACAGCCAGATGCTGAGCACGCCCAGCATCCTGGACCACCCCCCGTCCCCCATGGACACGTCCGACTTGAGCTTTTCCCACCACTCGGCAGGGCTGGACTTTGGCGACCCCACCCTCGACAGCATGGACTGGCTGGACATCTCCATGGGCAACGGAGGCGGTGGCGGTGCAGAGAACAGGGGATGCAGGGGGGGCGGGGCGGCGTGCGACAGAGACGGGGGGACGAGTTTGACGCCGCTGGCGCCTCACACGCCACCCAGCGTCTTCTCGGCCGACTTCCTGGACAGCACGGACCTGCAGCTGCACTGGGAGTCGTGTCTGTAG
- the mrtfab gene encoding myocardin related transcription factor Ab isoform X4: MATLDPLQGADPNAGTMEVPGKSGLALSPQSEAVTNELQELSLQPAPNLLPIQERKNVLQLKLQQRRTREELVSQGIMPPLKSPAAFHEQRRSLERARTEDYLKRKIRSRPERSELVRMHILEETSAEPSLQAKQLKLKRARLADDLNDKISHRPGPIELVHKNILSVSCPLQSSLLDSPKGAGGESSSLDEDSSDALSPDQLANHDSPLSAVTQLSPSHVLVQNGDMSPTQFLTQPPPPPPPPPPPLVSLSDSPPLPKMTNGLALSSRLSSGHLKSQAKMSSDRPSQRSKKPKDNKPKVKKLKYHQYIPPDQKADKERPPQMDSSYAKLLQQQQLFLQLQILSQQQQHYNYHTILPAPPKPQADQPPSSSSGPSPSRTALTTTTTAPSAQTTAARQSQAAVAGAKPTTLPANLDEFKVAELKQELKLRGLTVSGTKNDLIERLRNYQEQNGNTTAALKSAAPQSIQQASAAATNTTTSASNTTPTFDHQPADGACFKLALSSLAQAVPGRIMRFGSTSSSPPVSPTPSERSLAGLSPDETSCNGDMFGEMVTSPLTQLTLHPSPQHPSNMASLPQPYSVVKEEIQSSCSVSKSMAKEPLAAGAMETLSLDKDQMLQEKDKQIEELTRMLRQKQRLVETLRSQLEQGKMAVGAVVVKKEGSEKSRMPTEAKLHTLIKASSAQPLALQNCAALAVKEEVEPEKGMEGVTEEAQDKRLAQPMQCSQETLLRLQQIHRLQLQQAEQQKQQQQAKLQKDSEGKANPHKQQQQKKEALLLHQQQLQQLIIQQTQQKQLQAQQKLAQQNQVKQTQVDVQAHQKNPVQKSQVQLKQVQVQIQNQKAAASQRKQQRLQQRLQHKQQTAAASAQQVTPVIINQQNGTPLQTQAIALDLKANGMPTLVTDSNGNHYLIALTGHARDRQNGVSSLAKINGRITLQRLQSSPSKLPSTDSQSKQQPVAEPVSQPDKKGQKAALHLDTNGSPQPSLSHTAPPSLQPFFDDDMPDTESQSNLMSSLKENGVNSQQMDDLFDILLKSGEIPGFKANPDPSLAPLHSDPPSPSVPTSPLHLSPSTPTDTLSSQLRVGEPGSGGGRLEDFLESTTGAPLLGMEPDGGGLTLIDDLHSQMLSTPSILDHPPSPMDTSDLSFSHHSAGLDFGDPTLDSMDWLDISMGNGGGGGAENRGCRGGGAACDRDGGTSLTPLAPHTPPSVFSADFLDSTDLQLHWESCL, translated from the exons TCCTCCAGCTCAAACTTCAGCAGAGACGCACTCGAGAGGAGCTGGTCAGCCAAGGGATCATGCCAC CCCTGAAGAGCCCTGCAGCCTTTCACGAACAGCGGAGGAGTCTGGAGCGAGCGAGG ACCGAGGACTACCTGAAGAGGAAGATCCGGAGTCGTCCGGAGCGCTCTGAGCTGGTCAGGATGCACATTCTGGAGG AGACGTCAGCAGAGCCGTCCCTGCAGGCCAagcagctgaagctgaagcGGGCGCGGCTGGCCGATGACCTCAATGACAAGATCTCTCACCGGCCCGGCCCCATCGAGCTGGTCCACAAGAACATCCTGTCTGTCAGCTGCCCTCTGCAGTCCTCGCTGCTGG ATTCCCCGAAAGGAGCCGGAGGCGAGAGCTCGTCTCTAGACGAAGACAGCAGCGACGCTCTGTCACCCGACCAGTTAGCCAATCACGACTCTCCGCTGAGCGCCGTCACGCAATTGTCCCCATCCCACGTGCTGGTCCAGAACGGGGACATGTCCCCCACGCAG TTTCTCACACAgccccctcctccacctcctccgcctcctccaccTCTGGTCAGTTTGTCGGACTCCCCCCCACTgccaaaaatgacaaatggGTTGGCGCTGAGCTCTCGCCTGTCTTCTGGACACCTCAAG TCCCAGGCTAAGATGAGTTCAGACCGCCCCTCACAGAGATCGAAGAAACCAAAGGACAACAAACCTAAG GTGAAGAAGCTGAAGTACCACCAGTACATCCCTCCGGACCAGAAGGCCGACAAGGAGCGCCCGCCTCAGATGGACTCGTCCTACGCCAagctgctccagcagcagcagctcttcctgcagctgcagattctcagtcagcagcagcagcactacAACTACCACACCATCCTGCCCGCCCCTCCCAA GCCACAAGCTGATCAGCCTCCCTCCTCCAGCTCAGGCCCCTCCCCCTCCCGCACGGCTCTTACCACCACGACCACGGCCCCCTCAGCTCAGACCACAGCCGCCCGTCAGAGCCAGGCTGCAGTGGCTGGAGCCAAACCCACCACGCTTCCAGCCAACCTGGATGAATTCAAA GTCGCCGAGTTGAAACAAGAACTGAAATTGCGCGGCCTGACTGTCTCCGGAACCAAGAACGATCTCATCGAGAGGCTCCGCAATTACCAAGAACAAAACGGCAACACCACGGCGGCTTTGAAGAGCGCCGCGCCGCAGTCGATCCAGCAGGCCTCTGCCGCCGCCACCAACACCACCACATCGGCTTCAAACACAACCCCCACCTTCGACCACCAGCCGGCGGACGGCGCCTGCTTTAAGCTGGCTTTGTCCTCGCTGGCCCAGGCTGTCCCGGGGCGGATCATGCGGTTCGGTAGCACCAGCTCCAGCCCTCCGGTGTCACCCACACCCTCGGAACGCTCGTTGGCCGGCTTGAGTCCCGATGAAACGAGCTGCAATGGGGACATGTTTGGGGAAATG GTGACCTCTCCCCTCACCCAGCTCACGCTCCACCCCTCTCCTCAGCACCCATCAAACATGGCGTCACTCCCACAGCCTTACTCCGTCGTCAAGGAGGAGATCCAGAGCTCCTGCAGCGTGTCCAAGTCAATGGCCAAAGAGCCCCTGGCCGCGGGAGCCATGGAAACATTGTCTCTGGACAAGGACCAGATGCTGCAGGAGAAGGACAAGCAGATCGAGGAGCTAACCAGGATGCTGCGGCAAAAGCAGAGGCTGGTAGAGACCCTGAGGTCCCAGCTGGAGCAGGGCAAGATGGCCGTCGGGGCGGTGGTGGTGAAGAAGGAGGGAAGCGAGAAGAGCAGAATGCCCACAGAGGCGAAGCTCCACACTCTAATAAAAGCTTCGTCCGCTCAGCCGCTGGCGCTCCAAAACTGTGCCGCTCTGGCCGtgaaggaggaggtggagccTGAGAAAGGGATGGAGGGAGTGACAGAGGAGGCGCAGGACAAGAGGCTGGCCCAGCCAATGCAGTGCTCCCAGGAGACGCTGCTGAGGCTGCAGCAGATCCAccggctgcagctgcagcaggctgagcagcagaagcagcagcagcaggccaaGCTGCAGAAAGACTCGGAGGGGAAGGCCAACCcacacaagcagcagcagcagaagaaagagGCCCTGCTGctccatcagcagcagctgcagcagctaatCATCCAGCAGACCCAGCAGAAGCAGCTCCAGGCCCAGCAGAAGCTggcccagcagaaccaggtCAAGCAAACGCAAGTCGACGTCCAAGCTCATCAGAAGAACCCTGTCCAGAAGAGCCAGGTGCAGCTGAAGCAGGTTCAGGtgcagatccagaaccagaaggcAGCAGCGAGccagaggaagcagcagaggctgcagcagaggctgcagcacaaacagcagACGGCCGCAGCGAGCGCCCAGCAG GTGACTCCAGTTATCATCAACCAACAGAACGGCACTCCGCTCCAAACCCAAGCCATCGCATTGGACCTCAAGGCCAACGGCATGCCCACGCTGGTCACCGACAGCAACGGCAACCACTACCTGATCGCTCTGACCGGTCATGCCAGAGACAGGCAGAATGGCGTGTCCTCATTGGCCAAAATCAATGGACGCATCACCCTGCAG AGACTACAGTCCAGTCCAAGTAAACTCCCCAGCACCGACAGCCAATCAAAACAGCAGCCAGTAGCTGAGCCTGTGAGCCAACCGGACAAAAAG GGACAGAAGGCAGCCTTGCACTTAGACACCAACGGGTCGCCCCAGCCGAGCCTGTCCCACACGGCCCCGCCCAGCCTGCAGCCGTTCTTCGACGACGACATGCCCGACACTGAAAGCCAAAGTAACCTGATGTCCTCCCTGAAG GAGAATGGTGTGAACAGCCAGCAGATGGACGATCTGTTCGACATCCTGCTCAAGAGTGGAG AAATCCCAGGCTTCAAGGCCAACCCGGACCCTTCCCTTGCACCCCTCCACTCCGACCCGCCTTCCCCCTCTGTCCCCACATCCCCCCTCCACCTGTCCCCATCCACCCCCACAGACACCCTCTCCTCTCAGCTGCGTGTTGGAGAGCCCGGCAGCGGCGGCGGGCGCCTGGAGGACTTCCTGGAGAGCACCACGGGGGCACCGCTGCTGGGCATGGAGCCTGACGGTGGTGGCCTGACGCTGATCGACGACCTGCACAGCCAGATGCTGAGCACGCCCAGCATCCTGGACCACCCCCCGTCCCCCATGGACACGTCCGACTTGAGCTTTTCCCACCACTCGGCAGGGCTGGACTTTGGCGACCCCACCCTCGACAGCATGGACTGGCTGGACATCTCCATGGGCAACGGAGGCGGTGGCGGTGCAGAGAACAGGGGATGCAGGGGGGGCGGGGCGGCGTGCGACAGAGACGGGGGGACGAGTTTGACGCCGCTGGCGCCTCACACGCCACCCAGCGTCTTCTCGGCCGACTTCCTGGACAGCACGGACCTGCAGCTGCACTGGGAGTCGTGTCTGTAG
- the mrtfab gene encoding myocardin related transcription factor Ab isoform X3, with protein MVLSTPSAVTGDHAALVWSEGAEILFGMVQRDMTIQSVLQLKLQQRRTREELVSQGIMPPLKSPAAFHEQRRSLERARTEDYLKRKIRSRPERSELVRMHILEETSAEPSLQAKQLKLKRARLADDLNDKISHRPGPIELVHKNILSVSCPLQSSLLDSPKGAGGESSSLDEDSSDALSPDQLANHDSPLSAVTQLSPSHVLVQNGDMSPTQFLTQPPPPPPPPPPPLVSLSDSPPLPKMTNGLALSSRLSSGHLKSQAKMSSDRPSQRSKKPKDNKPKVKKLKYHQYIPPDQKADKERPPQMDSSYAKLLQQQQLFLQLQILSQQQQHYNYHTILPAPPKPQADQPPSSSSGPSPSRTALTTTTTAPSAQTTAARQSQAAVAGAKPTTLPANLDEFKVAELKQELKLRGLTVSGTKNDLIERLRNYQEQNGNTTAALKSAAPQSIQQASAAATNTTTSASNTTPTFDHQPADGACFKLALSSLAQAVPGRIMRFGSTSSSPPVSPTPSERSLAGLSPDETSCNGDMFGEMVTSPLTQLTLHPSPQHPSNMASLPQPYSVVKEEIQSSCSVSKSMAKEPLAAGAMETLSLDKDQMLQEKDKQIEELTRMLRQKQRLVETLRSQLEQGKMAVGAVVVKKEGSEKSRMPTEAKLHTLIKASSAQPLALQNCAALAVKEEVEPEKGMEGVTEEAQDKRLAQPMQCSQETLLRLQQIHRLQLQQAEQQKQQQQAKLQKDSEGKANPHKQQQQKKEALLLHQQQLQQLIIQQTQQKQLQAQQKLAQQNQVKQTQVDVQAHQKNPVQKSQVQLKQVQVQIQNQKAAASQRKQQRLQQRLQHKQQTAAASAQQVTPVIINQQNGTPLQTQAIALDLKANGMPTLVTDSNGNHYLIALTGHARDRQNGVSSLAKINGRITLQRLQSSPSKLPSTDSQSKQQPVAEPVSQPDKKGQKAALHLDTNGSPQPSLSHTAPPSLQPFFDDDMPDTESQSNLMSSLKRKEEMCPPYDRHTLFTPPSPKQNASLPPQRSKENGVNSQQMDDLFDILLKSGEIPGFKANPDPSLAPLHSDPPSPSVPTSPLHLSPSTPTDTLSSQLRVGEPGSGGGRLEDFLESTTGAPLLGMEPDGGGLTLIDDLHSQMLSTPSILDHPPSPMDTSDLSFSHHSAGLDFGDPTLDSMDWLDISMGNGGGGGAENRGCRGGGAACDRDGGTSLTPLAPHTPPSVFSADFLDSTDLQLHWESCL; from the exons TCCTCCAGCTCAAACTTCAGCAGAGACGCACTCGAGAGGAGCTGGTCAGCCAAGGGATCATGCCAC CCCTGAAGAGCCCTGCAGCCTTTCACGAACAGCGGAGGAGTCTGGAGCGAGCGAGG ACCGAGGACTACCTGAAGAGGAAGATCCGGAGTCGTCCGGAGCGCTCTGAGCTGGTCAGGATGCACATTCTGGAGG AGACGTCAGCAGAGCCGTCCCTGCAGGCCAagcagctgaagctgaagcGGGCGCGGCTGGCCGATGACCTCAATGACAAGATCTCTCACCGGCCCGGCCCCATCGAGCTGGTCCACAAGAACATCCTGTCTGTCAGCTGCCCTCTGCAGTCCTCGCTGCTGG ATTCCCCGAAAGGAGCCGGAGGCGAGAGCTCGTCTCTAGACGAAGACAGCAGCGACGCTCTGTCACCCGACCAGTTAGCCAATCACGACTCTCCGCTGAGCGCCGTCACGCAATTGTCCCCATCCCACGTGCTGGTCCAGAACGGGGACATGTCCCCCACGCAG TTTCTCACACAgccccctcctccacctcctccgcctcctccaccTCTGGTCAGTTTGTCGGACTCCCCCCCACTgccaaaaatgacaaatggGTTGGCGCTGAGCTCTCGCCTGTCTTCTGGACACCTCAAG TCCCAGGCTAAGATGAGTTCAGACCGCCCCTCACAGAGATCGAAGAAACCAAAGGACAACAAACCTAAG GTGAAGAAGCTGAAGTACCACCAGTACATCCCTCCGGACCAGAAGGCCGACAAGGAGCGCCCGCCTCAGATGGACTCGTCCTACGCCAagctgctccagcagcagcagctcttcctgcagctgcagattctcagtcagcagcagcagcactacAACTACCACACCATCCTGCCCGCCCCTCCCAA GCCACAAGCTGATCAGCCTCCCTCCTCCAGCTCAGGCCCCTCCCCCTCCCGCACGGCTCTTACCACCACGACCACGGCCCCCTCAGCTCAGACCACAGCCGCCCGTCAGAGCCAGGCTGCAGTGGCTGGAGCCAAACCCACCACGCTTCCAGCCAACCTGGATGAATTCAAA GTCGCCGAGTTGAAACAAGAACTGAAATTGCGCGGCCTGACTGTCTCCGGAACCAAGAACGATCTCATCGAGAGGCTCCGCAATTACCAAGAACAAAACGGCAACACCACGGCGGCTTTGAAGAGCGCCGCGCCGCAGTCGATCCAGCAGGCCTCTGCCGCCGCCACCAACACCACCACATCGGCTTCAAACACAACCCCCACCTTCGACCACCAGCCGGCGGACGGCGCCTGCTTTAAGCTGGCTTTGTCCTCGCTGGCCCAGGCTGTCCCGGGGCGGATCATGCGGTTCGGTAGCACCAGCTCCAGCCCTCCGGTGTCACCCACACCCTCGGAACGCTCGTTGGCCGGCTTGAGTCCCGATGAAACGAGCTGCAATGGGGACATGTTTGGGGAAATG GTGACCTCTCCCCTCACCCAGCTCACGCTCCACCCCTCTCCTCAGCACCCATCAAACATGGCGTCACTCCCACAGCCTTACTCCGTCGTCAAGGAGGAGATCCAGAGCTCCTGCAGCGTGTCCAAGTCAATGGCCAAAGAGCCCCTGGCCGCGGGAGCCATGGAAACATTGTCTCTGGACAAGGACCAGATGCTGCAGGAGAAGGACAAGCAGATCGAGGAGCTAACCAGGATGCTGCGGCAAAAGCAGAGGCTGGTAGAGACCCTGAGGTCCCAGCTGGAGCAGGGCAAGATGGCCGTCGGGGCGGTGGTGGTGAAGAAGGAGGGAAGCGAGAAGAGCAGAATGCCCACAGAGGCGAAGCTCCACACTCTAATAAAAGCTTCGTCCGCTCAGCCGCTGGCGCTCCAAAACTGTGCCGCTCTGGCCGtgaaggaggaggtggagccTGAGAAAGGGATGGAGGGAGTGACAGAGGAGGCGCAGGACAAGAGGCTGGCCCAGCCAATGCAGTGCTCCCAGGAGACGCTGCTGAGGCTGCAGCAGATCCAccggctgcagctgcagcaggctgagcagcagaagcagcagcagcaggccaaGCTGCAGAAAGACTCGGAGGGGAAGGCCAACCcacacaagcagcagcagcagaagaaagagGCCCTGCTGctccatcagcagcagctgcagcagctaatCATCCAGCAGACCCAGCAGAAGCAGCTCCAGGCCCAGCAGAAGCTggcccagcagaaccaggtCAAGCAAACGCAAGTCGACGTCCAAGCTCATCAGAAGAACCCTGTCCAGAAGAGCCAGGTGCAGCTGAAGCAGGTTCAGGtgcagatccagaaccagaaggcAGCAGCGAGccagaggaagcagcagaggctgcagcagaggctgcagcacaaacagcagACGGCCGCAGCGAGCGCCCAGCAG GTGACTCCAGTTATCATCAACCAACAGAACGGCACTCCGCTCCAAACCCAAGCCATCGCATTGGACCTCAAGGCCAACGGCATGCCCACGCTGGTCACCGACAGCAACGGCAACCACTACCTGATCGCTCTGACCGGTCATGCCAGAGACAGGCAGAATGGCGTGTCCTCATTGGCCAAAATCAATGGACGCATCACCCTGCAG AGACTACAGTCCAGTCCAAGTAAACTCCCCAGCACCGACAGCCAATCAAAACAGCAGCCAGTAGCTGAGCCTGTGAGCCAACCGGACAAAAAG GGACAGAAGGCAGCCTTGCACTTAGACACCAACGGGTCGCCCCAGCCGAGCCTGTCCCACACGGCCCCGCCCAGCCTGCAGCCGTTCTTCGACGACGACATGCCCGACACTGAAAGCCAAAGTAACCTGATGTCCTCCCTGAAG CGGAAAGAGGAGATGTGTCCGCCTTACGACCGGCACACACTGTTCACCCCTCCCTCCCCCAAACAAAatgcctccctccctcctcagCGCTCTAAA GAGAATGGTGTGAACAGCCAGCAGATGGACGATCTGTTCGACATCCTGCTCAAGAGTGGAG AAATCCCAGGCTTCAAGGCCAACCCGGACCCTTCCCTTGCACCCCTCCACTCCGACCCGCCTTCCCCCTCTGTCCCCACATCCCCCCTCCACCTGTCCCCATCCACCCCCACAGACACCCTCTCCTCTCAGCTGCGTGTTGGAGAGCCCGGCAGCGGCGGCGGGCGCCTGGAGGACTTCCTGGAGAGCACCACGGGGGCACCGCTGCTGGGCATGGAGCCTGACGGTGGTGGCCTGACGCTGATCGACGACCTGCACAGCCAGATGCTGAGCACGCCCAGCATCCTGGACCACCCCCCGTCCCCCATGGACACGTCCGACTTGAGCTTTTCCCACCACTCGGCAGGGCTGGACTTTGGCGACCCCACCCTCGACAGCATGGACTGGCTGGACATCTCCATGGGCAACGGAGGCGGTGGCGGTGCAGAGAACAGGGGATGCAGGGGGGGCGGGGCGGCGTGCGACAGAGACGGGGGGACGAGTTTGACGCCGCTGGCGCCTCACACGCCACCCAGCGTCTTCTCGGCCGACTTCCTGGACAGCACGGACCTGCAGCTGCACTGGGAGTCGTGTCTGTAG